One window of Burkholderia thailandensis E264 genomic DNA carries:
- a CDS encoding M1 family metallopeptidase produces MWINNRRLRYLSLLGALALAACGGDDGGTGSAVSLGAAHSPSNGANGNAAAPAAAVDKSTKPVEMPDTVVPVNYKLWFRPNADLNQFSGRADVEIKVLKPVNAIVVAGHRIQFANGKITLQPGNVQLIATPQDKGDFYQLRPASGQIAPGNYSLHMEWQGIINFKSYDDPVNHTGGSCGNDPYPGCSAAEGIFRVDLKSTDGTTSGAILTQGETNLSRQWFPGWDEPAFRPTYEVTAEVPQAWRVVSNAAELPSVNVGGGYKLVSFEKTPPMPSYLLFFGGGLFDVLEDDFSSPLPDGRGLHLRIFTPPGMREWARPAMQRTKQALDYYYRYTGIALPLKKFDTVAANDAFKEQKDLNFGGMENWGSILEFADDILPEPGKPMSRYGNQVLTHEVAHQWFGDLVTTDWWDDVWLNESFARFFETKTTIQFFPDEFNWLDHIKSKYRVINKDISADAFPIQPNFNGWASNDFVISASSFVYNKGGMVLKMLEGYLGEQTLRKGLQQYLNDYAFGNGTPKRLWDALSAASGQQVGPIGDSFVRQTGVPLLTLDTQCDLTKNQNVVTLKQSPFPNKNKYPGAQWTIPVTLAYGDGLVNRKTLALKDTQTQIRLDGCSAVVANPSGFDYYVTNYSDAAWSALLTQINASTDPVLLLNLKSEAALLVASNLAPPSRETSISSINSPAAMKLRQVPSILETPKERPQLRYQGQFTPRQQRTE; encoded by the coding sequence CGATATCTGTCTCTGCTCGGCGCGCTCGCGCTCGCCGCCTGCGGCGGCGACGACGGCGGCACCGGCTCGGCCGTGTCGCTCGGCGCCGCGCACAGCCCGTCGAACGGCGCGAACGGCAACGCGGCCGCGCCTGCCGCCGCGGTCGACAAAAGCACGAAACCCGTCGAAATGCCCGACACCGTCGTGCCCGTCAACTACAAGCTCTGGTTCCGCCCGAACGCGGACCTGAATCAATTCAGCGGCCGCGCGGACGTCGAGATCAAGGTGCTCAAGCCCGTCAACGCGATCGTCGTCGCGGGCCACCGAATCCAGTTCGCGAACGGCAAGATCACGCTGCAGCCCGGCAACGTGCAGTTGATCGCGACGCCGCAGGACAAGGGCGACTTCTATCAACTGCGTCCCGCGAGCGGCCAGATCGCTCCGGGCAACTACTCGCTGCACATGGAGTGGCAAGGCATCATCAACTTCAAGTCGTATGACGACCCTGTCAATCACACGGGCGGCAGTTGCGGCAACGATCCGTATCCGGGCTGCTCCGCGGCCGAAGGCATCTTCCGCGTGGACCTGAAGAGCACCGACGGCACGACGAGCGGCGCGATTCTCACGCAGGGCGAAACGAACCTGTCGCGTCAATGGTTCCCGGGCTGGGACGAGCCAGCGTTCCGGCCGACCTATGAAGTGACTGCCGAGGTGCCGCAGGCATGGCGCGTCGTGTCGAACGCGGCCGAATTGCCGTCGGTGAACGTCGGCGGCGGTTACAAGCTGGTGTCGTTCGAGAAGACGCCGCCGATGCCGTCGTATCTGCTGTTCTTCGGCGGCGGCCTGTTCGACGTGCTCGAAGACGACTTCTCGAGCCCGCTGCCGGACGGCCGCGGTCTGCACCTGCGCATCTTCACGCCGCCCGGCATGCGCGAATGGGCACGCCCCGCGATGCAGCGCACGAAGCAGGCGCTCGATTACTACTATCGCTACACCGGCATTGCGCTGCCGCTCAAGAAGTTCGACACGGTCGCCGCGAACGACGCGTTCAAGGAGCAGAAGGACCTGAACTTCGGCGGCATGGAGAACTGGGGCTCGATTCTCGAGTTCGCCGACGATATCCTGCCCGAACCGGGCAAGCCGATGTCGCGCTACGGCAACCAGGTGCTCACGCACGAAGTCGCGCACCAATGGTTCGGCGATCTCGTGACGACGGACTGGTGGGACGACGTTTGGCTGAACGAATCGTTCGCGCGCTTCTTCGAAACGAAGACGACGATCCAGTTCTTCCCGGACGAGTTCAACTGGCTCGATCACATCAAGTCCAAGTATCGCGTGATCAACAAGGACATCAGCGCGGACGCGTTCCCGATTCAACCGAACTTCAACGGCTGGGCGTCGAACGACTTCGTCATAAGCGCGAGTTCGTTCGTCTATAACAAGGGCGGCATGGTGCTGAAGATGCTCGAGGGCTATCTCGGCGAGCAGACGCTGCGCAAGGGCCTTCAGCAGTACCTGAACGACTATGCGTTCGGAAACGGCACGCCGAAGCGTCTGTGGGATGCGCTCTCCGCCGCAAGCGGCCAGCAGGTCGGCCCGATCGGCGACAGCTTCGTGCGCCAGACCGGCGTGCCGCTGCTGACGCTCGACACGCAGTGCGATCTGACGAAGAACCAGAACGTCGTCACGCTCAAGCAGTCGCCGTTCCCGAACAAGAACAAGTATCCGGGTGCGCAGTGGACGATCCCCGTCACGCTCGCGTACGGCGACGGCCTCGTCAATCGCAAGACGCTCGCGCTGAAGGATACGCAGACGCAGATCCGTCTCGACGGCTGCTCCGCCGTCGTCGCGAATCCCAGCGGGTTCGACTACTACGTGACGAACTACAGCGATGCCGCGTGGAGCGCGCTCCTCACGCAGATCAACGCGTCGACGGACCCGGTGCTGCTGCTGAACCTGAAGAGCGAGGCTGCACTGCTCGTCGCGTCGAATCTCGCGCCGCCTTCGCGCGAAACGAGCATCTCGTCGATCAATTCGCCGGCTGCGATGAAGCTGCGCCAGGTGCCGTCGATCCTCGAAACGCCGAAAGAACGTCCGCAACTGCGTTACCAAGGCCAGTTCACGCCGCGGCAACAGCGGACGGAATAA
- a CDS encoding HlyD family secretion protein, translating to MTPNTPLFRTAAQEAQRTQTLGEIVLIRPVSFAVLASAAASMALGVILLFTFGTYTRRTTVDGVLTPDTGLVKVYAQQTGVVLKKNVVEGQHVTRGQMLYTVSTDLQSAAAGQTQAALIDQAQQRKASLQQELDKTKRLQQDERDTLQSKIASLRAELAGIDDQIAAQRTRTSLAADAASRYAGLLAQDYISKDQAQQREADLLDQRSKLNSLMRDRASTAQTLKEALNDLSGLSLKQQNQLSQIDRSVIDVDRTLIESEAKREFVVTAPETGTATAVIAEPGQTADTSHPLASIVPTDAHWQAYLFVPSAAVGFVHVGDRVLVRYQAYPYQKFGQYEASVVSIARTALSAAELATSGGPAAQTSSGTYYRITVALKSQSVTAYGKAQPLQAGMALQADILQERRRLYEWVLEPLYSLTGKL from the coding sequence ATGACGCCCAACACTCCACTCTTTCGAACAGCCGCCCAGGAAGCGCAGCGCACGCAAACGCTCGGCGAGATCGTGTTGATTCGCCCCGTGTCGTTCGCCGTGCTCGCGAGCGCGGCCGCGAGCATGGCGCTCGGCGTGATCCTGCTCTTCACGTTCGGCACCTATACGCGGCGCACGACGGTCGACGGCGTGCTCACGCCGGACACGGGCCTCGTCAAGGTCTACGCGCAGCAGACGGGCGTCGTGCTGAAGAAGAACGTCGTCGAGGGGCAGCATGTCACGCGCGGGCAGATGCTATACACGGTGTCGACCGACCTGCAGAGCGCGGCCGCGGGGCAGACGCAGGCGGCGCTCATCGATCAGGCACAGCAACGCAAGGCATCGCTGCAACAGGAACTCGACAAGACCAAGCGACTGCAACAGGATGAGCGCGACACGCTGCAATCGAAGATCGCGAGCTTGCGCGCGGAGCTCGCGGGCATCGACGATCAGATCGCCGCGCAACGCACGCGCACGTCGCTCGCGGCCGACGCCGCGTCGCGCTATGCAGGCTTGCTCGCTCAGGACTACATCTCGAAAGATCAGGCGCAGCAGCGCGAGGCCGATCTGCTCGATCAACGCTCGAAGCTGAACAGCCTGATGCGCGACCGCGCGAGCACGGCGCAGACTTTGAAGGAAGCGCTCAACGACCTGTCGGGCCTGTCGCTCAAACAGCAGAACCAGTTGTCGCAGATCGACCGCAGCGTGATCGACGTCGATCGCACGCTGATCGAGAGCGAGGCGAAGCGCGAGTTCGTCGTCACCGCGCCGGAAACGGGCACCGCGACCGCGGTGATCGCCGAGCCGGGCCAGACAGCCGACACGTCGCACCCGCTCGCGAGCATCGTGCCGACGGACGCGCACTGGCAGGCGTATCTGTTCGTGCCGAGCGCGGCGGTCGGCTTCGTACACGTCGGCGATCGCGTGCTCGTGCGCTATCAGGCGTATCCGTACCAGAAGTTCGGCCAGTACGAAGCGAGCGTCGTGTCGATCGCGCGCACCGCGCTGTCGGCCGCCGAGCTCGCGACGAGCGGCGGCCCCGCCGCGCAAACATCGAGCGGCACGTACTACCGGATCACGGTCGCGCTGAAATCGCAAAGCGTGACGGCGTACGGCAAGGCGCAACCGTTGCAGGCCGGCATGGCGCTGCAAGCCGACATCCTGCAGGAGCGCCGCCGCCTGTACGAATGGGTGCTCGAACCTCTTTACAGCCTGACGGGCAAACTCTGA
- a CDS encoding peptidase domain-containing ABC transporter has protein sequence MSLLDRLSFGIRSKLPMILQTEAAECGLACLAMIAGFHGHHVDLATMRGRFPVSLKGAGLGRVIDIAQRLDLGTRALKLDLDQLGQLRMPCMLHWNFNHFVVLKEVNGKHVVIHDPAQGVRKLSLEEVSRSFTGVALELWPTGGFKPREASPGVKLRQLLGPVSGLSRSLGQILVLAIALEVFTLVSPFFLQWVIDEVIVSADRDLLTVLALGFGLLLLMQQATSAIRAWALMYFGTTLNVQWRANVFTHLLNLPVQYFERRHLGDVVSRFGSIDTIQQTLTTSFLSAVIDGLMTIVTLAMMFVYSRTLAFVALGTMALYALLRWLWYRPLRRATEDQIIHTAKQQSHFLETVRGVKTIKLFNRQSERRSSWLTLLVEQINAGLHVQKLQLLYQQLNSLLFGLEGLVIIWLGARLVMDGEFTVGVLMAFNAYKGQFDSRVGSLIDKFFEVKMLQLQGERLSDIVFAKGESDAGVRHVPGETENLSASIEADNLVFRYAEGEPTVLDGVSLKIEPGESVALIGASGCGKTTLVNVLLGILEPTGGKIRIGGVDVERLGLDRLRSLVGTVLQDDVLFAGSIADNISFFDPDADPKWVAECAQLAAVHADIVAMPMGYNTLVGDMGTVLSGGQKQRVLLARALYKRPKILVLDEATSHLDLQRERLVNAAVSALKMTRVIVAHRPETIASASRVIMLDAGKVALDKPTAALAAAPRPPAAPAAAPAPAAAQAAPAPACAAPAAPPAATQPATGR, from the coding sequence ATGTCACTTCTCGATCGTCTCTCGTTCGGCATCCGCAGCAAGCTGCCGATGATCTTGCAGACCGAAGCCGCCGAATGCGGCCTCGCGTGCCTCGCGATGATTGCCGGCTTTCACGGCCATCATGTCGACCTCGCGACGATGCGCGGGCGCTTCCCCGTGTCGCTCAAAGGCGCGGGCCTCGGCCGCGTGATCGACATCGCGCAGCGCCTCGACCTCGGCACGCGCGCGCTGAAGCTCGATCTCGATCAGCTCGGCCAGTTGCGCATGCCCTGCATGCTGCACTGGAATTTCAACCATTTCGTCGTGCTGAAGGAAGTCAACGGCAAGCACGTCGTCATTCACGATCCGGCGCAGGGCGTGCGCAAGCTGTCGCTTGAAGAGGTGTCGCGCTCGTTTACCGGCGTCGCGCTCGAGCTCTGGCCGACAGGGGGCTTCAAACCGCGCGAGGCTTCTCCCGGCGTGAAGCTGCGCCAACTGCTCGGCCCCGTGTCCGGGCTGTCGCGCTCGCTCGGCCAGATCCTCGTGCTTGCGATCGCGCTCGAAGTGTTCACGCTCGTGTCGCCGTTCTTTCTGCAATGGGTGATCGATGAAGTGATCGTCAGCGCCGACCGCGATCTGCTGACCGTGCTCGCGCTCGGCTTCGGCCTGTTGCTGCTGATGCAGCAGGCGACGAGCGCGATCCGCGCGTGGGCGTTGATGTATTTCGGCACGACGCTCAACGTGCAATGGCGCGCGAACGTGTTCACGCATCTGCTGAATTTGCCGGTCCAGTATTTCGAGCGCCGCCATCTCGGCGACGTCGTGTCGCGCTTCGGCTCGATCGATACGATCCAGCAGACGCTGACGACGTCGTTCCTGTCCGCTGTGATCGACGGCCTGATGACGATCGTCACGCTCGCGATGATGTTCGTCTACAGCCGCACGCTCGCATTCGTCGCGCTCGGCACGATGGCGCTCTACGCGCTGCTGCGCTGGCTGTGGTACCGGCCGCTGCGGCGCGCGACCGAGGATCAGATCATTCACACCGCGAAACAGCAGAGCCATTTCCTCGAAACCGTGCGCGGCGTGAAGACGATCAAGCTGTTCAACCGCCAGAGCGAACGCCGCTCAAGCTGGCTCACGCTGCTCGTCGAGCAAATCAACGCCGGCCTGCACGTGCAGAAGCTTCAGTTGCTGTATCAACAATTGAACAGCCTGCTGTTCGGTCTCGAAGGGCTCGTCATCATCTGGCTTGGCGCGCGGCTCGTGATGGACGGCGAATTCACGGTCGGCGTGCTGATGGCGTTCAACGCATACAAGGGGCAGTTCGACAGCCGCGTCGGCAGCCTGATCGACAAGTTCTTCGAAGTGAAGATGCTCCAGCTTCAGGGCGAGCGGCTCTCCGACATCGTGTTCGCGAAAGGCGAATCCGACGCGGGCGTGCGTCACGTGCCGGGCGAGACGGAGAATCTCAGCGCGAGCATCGAAGCCGACAACCTCGTGTTCCGTTACGCCGAAGGCGAGCCGACCGTGCTCGACGGCGTGTCGCTGAAGATCGAGCCGGGCGAGTCGGTCGCGCTGATCGGCGCATCGGGCTGCGGCAAGACGACGCTCGTCAACGTGCTGCTCGGCATCCTCGAGCCGACGGGCGGCAAGATCCGGATCGGCGGCGTCGACGTCGAGCGCCTCGGGCTCGATCGCCTGCGCTCGCTCGTCGGCACCGTGCTGCAGGACGACGTGCTGTTCGCGGGCTCGATCGCCGACAACATCAGCTTCTTCGATCCGGATGCCGACCCGAAGTGGGTTGCCGAATGCGCGCAGCTCGCGGCCGTGCACGCGGACATCGTCGCGATGCCGATGGGCTACAACACGCTCGTGGGTGACATGGGCACGGTGCTGTCGGGCGGACAGAAGCAGCGCGTGCTGCTCGCGCGCGCGCTCTACAAGCGGCCGAAGATTCTCGTGCTCGATGAAGCGACAAGTCACCTCGATCTGCAGCGCGAACGGCTGGTGAACGCCGCGGTCAGCGCACTGAAGATGACGCGCGTGATCGTCGCGCACCGTCCGGAGACGATCGCGTCCGCGTCACGCGTGATCATGCTCGACGCGGGCAAGGTCGCGCTCGACAAGCCGACGGCCGCGCTCGCTGCGGCGCCGAGGCCGCCCGCCGCGCCCGCGGCAGCGCCTGCTCCCGCCGCGGCACAGGCGGCGCCCGCTCCGGCCTGCGCGGCTCCCGCCGCGCCGCCCGCCGCTACGCAACCGGCCACGGGGCGATGA
- a CDS encoding TolC family type I secretion outer membrane protein — translation MIVMKPARILAMAGALALFASQATHAQWLDLYGTRKNVSDSPAAPMLKNATCQPELADRPIELEDAILQAICANPQARRAWADARAQAAQLGVKEAAYLPTLNATAGIQRNWQTTTYEQNLGPITLTADQKQIQTSRYGALNLSWVLFDFGKRSAALRQARELLAAANATQDDTLQTILFNAAQAYYNLRDTQAALDAARTTERVAQDSLTAAKAKHDAGAGTLSDQLQAQTSYRRAVLDRVSAEGDVQNATGVLAVAMGLDANTPLRIATAEPPVDRNAFAEGIAQLIDEAKRQHPKLVAARAKLDAARANVDAVRAQGRPTISLTGSLSRNSPSYQQQPGIQTTASHGSMIGVQVTIPLFEGFASGYRVAAAQAQADAQEADVQNTELNVSLDVWKSYQSLQTDTANLDNSKDLLDDAQRSLDIARGRYKAGVGTFTELLNAQTALSDAQKQRVQAISKWRTARLKLAASLGSIGLWSAH, via the coding sequence ATGATCGTGATGAAGCCCGCACGCATTCTCGCCATGGCCGGCGCGCTCGCGCTCTTCGCGTCGCAAGCGACACACGCGCAATGGCTCGATCTCTACGGAACCCGAAAGAATGTGTCGGATTCTCCCGCCGCGCCGATGCTGAAGAACGCGACATGCCAGCCCGAGCTCGCGGACCGTCCGATCGAGCTCGAAGACGCGATCCTGCAGGCGATCTGCGCGAACCCGCAGGCACGGCGCGCGTGGGCCGATGCGCGCGCGCAGGCCGCACAGCTCGGCGTGAAGGAGGCAGCGTATCTGCCGACGCTCAATGCAACAGCGGGCATTCAGCGCAACTGGCAAACGACGACGTATGAGCAGAACCTCGGCCCGATCACGCTCACCGCCGACCAGAAGCAGATCCAGACGAGCCGCTACGGCGCGTTGAACCTGAGCTGGGTGCTGTTCGATTTCGGCAAGCGCAGCGCGGCGCTCAGGCAGGCGCGCGAGCTCCTCGCCGCCGCCAACGCGACGCAGGACGACACGCTCCAGACCATCCTGTTCAATGCCGCCCAGGCGTATTACAACCTGCGCGACACGCAGGCGGCGCTCGACGCGGCGCGCACGACCGAACGCGTCGCGCAGGATAGCCTCACTGCGGCGAAGGCGAAGCACGACGCCGGCGCGGGCACGCTGAGCGATCAGTTGCAGGCGCAAACGAGCTATCGCCGCGCGGTGCTCGATCGTGTGAGCGCCGAAGGCGACGTGCAGAACGCGACGGGCGTCCTCGCCGTCGCGATGGGGCTCGACGCGAACACGCCGCTGCGGATCGCGACCGCCGAGCCGCCGGTCGATCGCAACGCGTTCGCCGAAGGCATCGCGCAATTGATCGACGAGGCGAAGCGGCAGCATCCGAAGCTCGTCGCCGCGCGCGCGAAACTCGACGCGGCGCGCGCGAACGTCGATGCGGTGCGTGCTCAGGGCCGCCCGACCATCTCGTTGACCGGCAGCCTCAGCCGCAACAGCCCGTCCTATCAGCAACAGCCGGGCATCCAGACCACCGCGAGCCACGGCAGCATGATCGGCGTGCAGGTGACGATTCCGCTGTTCGAGGGCTTCGCGTCGGGCTACCGCGTCGCGGCCGCGCAAGCGCAGGCGGATGCGCAGGAGGCCGATGTGCAGAACACCGAGTTGAACGTATCGCTCGACGTATGGAAGAGCTATCAGAGCCTGCAGACAGACACCGCGAATCTCGACAACTCGAAGGACCTGCTCGACGATGCGCAGCGCTCGCTCGACATCGCGCGCGGCCGCTACAAGGCGGGGGTCGGCACGTTCACGGAGCTGCTGAATGCGCAAACGGCGCTCTCCGACGCGCAGAAGCAGCGCGTGCAGGCGATATCGAAATGGCGGACTGCGCGCCTGAAGCTCGCGGCGAGCCTCGGCAGCATCGGCCTGTGGTCGGCGCATTGA
- a CDS encoding M15 family metallopeptidase — MIAVVLVAYFTVAVFAAALLLLPAVRTTVFDSVAQFHGRISRRASDRAARAREHLAQSAKMSRSTLSGMQNLLVRRRLLIATTTGILATPPLIAIALRGRQLFQYDDTLRVPDEKIAALLKGEQLVPPLPLPPEVFATREVEQVRPALKDASRDWNLLDTDFRTRLLLVYKIMREQHGYEMALLEGYRSPERQNRLAQMGSNVTNAAAFQSYHQYGLAADNAFLRDGKLVISEKDPWAMRGYQLYGQVAEEVGLTWGGRWKMMDLGHVEYHKPGFKLGRSSAR, encoded by the coding sequence TTGATTGCCGTCGTTCTAGTCGCCTATTTCACCGTCGCTGTCTTCGCTGCGGCGCTGCTGTTATTGCCGGCAGTGCGCACGACGGTTTTCGATTCGGTCGCCCAATTCCACGGCCGAATCAGCCGGCGCGCATCCGATCGCGCGGCCCGTGCGCGCGAACATCTCGCGCAATCGGCAAAAATGTCGCGCTCGACCTTAAGCGGCATGCAAAATTTACTAGTGCGGCGGCGCTTGCTGATTGCGACCACGACAGGTATTCTTGCGACGCCTCCATTGATTGCTATCGCGTTACGCGGTCGGCAACTATTCCAATACGACGACACATTGCGCGTCCCGGACGAGAAAATCGCCGCGCTTTTAAAAGGCGAGCAGCTCGTTCCGCCGCTGCCGCTGCCGCCAGAAGTCTTCGCCACCCGCGAGGTCGAGCAGGTCAGGCCCGCGCTGAAGGACGCAAGCCGCGATTGGAATTTGCTCGATACCGATTTCAGAACGCGCCTGTTGCTCGTCTACAAGATCATGCGCGAACAGCACGGCTATGAAATGGCGTTGCTCGAAGGCTATCGCAGCCCCGAGCGGCAAAACCGATTGGCGCAGATGGGCAGCAACGTCACCAACGCGGCGGCGTTCCAGAGTTATCACCAATACGGACTGGCGGCCGACAACGCGTTCCTGCGCGACGGCAAGCTCGTCATCTCGGAAAAAGATCCGTGGGCCATGCGAGGCTATCAGTTGTACGGACAAGTCGCCGAAGAGGTCGGCTTGACCTGGGGTGGCCGATGGAAAATGATGGACCTCGGACACGTCGAATACCATAAGCCCGGCTTCAAGCTCGGGCGCTCGTCCGCTCGATAA